In Juglans regia cultivar Chandler chromosome 13, Walnut 2.0, whole genome shotgun sequence, the following proteins share a genomic window:
- the LOC108991298 gene encoding MLP-like protein 43: protein MSQLVGKVDIEVEIKASARAFYEVHTERLYDSPKLCPHYIPRVDLVEGGWRDVGSVMDWYLLWEGKTVISKEIYEHKDDEKLSVTFKVIGGLLMEAFKSFKFIIQATPKDKGGCLVRWTLEYEKLKEDVPDPKEMLNFAAELTKEMDANLIGH, encoded by the exons ATGTCTCAGCTGGTTGGGAAGGTAGATATTGAAGTAGAGATCAAGGCATCTGCTCGTGCATTTTACGAGGTTCACACCGAAAGATTATATGACTCACCAAAACTTTGCCCTCACTATATTCCGAGGGTTGATTTAGTTGAAGGTGGATGGAGAGATGTGGGTTCTGTTATGGACTGGTATCTCCTCTGGG AGGGGAAAACTGTAATTTCAAAGGAGATATATGAGCAcaaagatgatgaaaaattGTCAGTCACTTTCAAAGTAATAGGAGGATTACTGATGGAGGCGTTcaaaagtttcaagttcattATTCAAGCCACTCCAAAGGATAAGGGCGGATGTTTGGTCCGCTGGACACTTGAATATGAGAAACTGAAGGAGGACGTTCCAGATCCAAAAGAAATGCTTAACTTTGCAGCTGAACTTACCAAAGAGATGGATGCTAATCTTATCGGCCACTAA